One window of the Archangium primigenium genome contains the following:
- a CDS encoding discoidin domain-containing protein, with protein sequence MAGLFALAPQGALAAGIGEANTTIFGPRVYVFDPTMPAGDITNVANTVFQKLESAEFSSERYALLFKPGNYNVNFNVGFYTHVAGLGQNPDDVHFNGGVNVNADWDNGNATRNFWRALENYSVTPSNGQTQIAVSQAAPLRRLHIKGQLHLFDFDSNWNAGWASGGFLADSIVDSQVVPASQQQWLSRNSQWASWNNGVWNMVFVGCNNAPSGQFPEPPYTVITKTPIIREKPYLYVRNSGQYDVFVPALQTNTQGVSWANGTTPGQSVSIDQFHIARPETATAASLNTALSQGKHLLFTPGIYRLDDTLRVNNANTIVLGIGVATIIPTTGKVAMAVADVDGVKLAGLTFDAGPVNSPTILEVGPTGSSRDHTANPTSLHDITVRTGGATNGRYDVGIKINSNQVIGDHFWLWRADHGTGAGWTSNVSKNGLVVNGQQVTLYGLFNEHHNEYQTLWNGNGGRVYFYQSEIPYDVPNQPVWMSKNGTVNGYASYKVADSVTTHEAWGLGVYSFFRDAAVKLESAIEVPNVSGIKLHSATTIWLTGTPGSEITHVINGTGGRVYANTPATAMRQTVAEFVGTGTGTGNGGTGAALVRTGWTATSSPTSGDVPANLLDGSMSTRWSTGTAMVPNQSLTLDMKATTTFNKIVMDGTGSNDDYPRGYAVYVSADGTNWGSAIATGTGSGPVVTVSFTARSARYIRVVQTGTASSWWSMREFNVYY encoded by the coding sequence ATGGCGGGTCTGTTCGCGCTCGCGCCCCAAGGGGCCCTGGCGGCGGGCATTGGCGAGGCCAACACGACGATCTTCGGTCCTCGCGTCTATGTCTTCGATCCCACCATGCCGGCCGGGGACATCACCAACGTCGCCAACACGGTCTTCCAGAAGCTGGAGTCGGCCGAGTTCAGCAGCGAGCGCTATGCGCTGCTCTTCAAGCCGGGCAACTACAACGTCAACTTCAACGTGGGCTTCTACACCCACGTGGCCGGCCTCGGGCAGAACCCGGATGACGTGCACTTCAACGGCGGCGTGAACGTCAACGCCGACTGGGACAACGGCAACGCGACCCGCAACTTCTGGCGCGCGCTGGAGAACTACTCGGTCACCCCGTCCAATGGGCAGACGCAGATCGCCGTCTCCCAGGCGGCGCCGCTGCGGCGTCTGCACATCAAGGGGCAGCTGCACCTGTTCGACTTCGACTCGAACTGGAACGCGGGCTGGGCCAGCGGCGGCTTCCTCGCCGACTCCATCGTGGACAGCCAGGTCGTCCCCGCCTCGCAGCAGCAGTGGCTGTCGCGCAACAGCCAGTGGGCGAGCTGGAACAACGGCGTGTGGAACATGGTGTTCGTGGGCTGCAACAACGCGCCCTCGGGCCAGTTCCCCGAGCCGCCCTACACGGTCATCACCAAGACGCCCATCATCCGCGAGAAGCCCTACCTCTACGTGCGCAACTCGGGCCAGTACGACGTCTTCGTGCCGGCGCTGCAGACCAACACCCAGGGCGTGAGCTGGGCCAATGGCACCACGCCGGGCCAGTCCGTCTCCATCGATCAGTTCCACATCGCGCGGCCGGAGACGGCCACCGCCGCCAGCCTCAACACCGCGCTGAGCCAGGGCAAGCACCTGCTGTTCACGCCGGGCATCTACCGGCTGGACGACACGCTGCGCGTCAACAACGCCAACACCATCGTGCTCGGCATTGGCGTGGCCACGATCATCCCCACCACCGGCAAGGTGGCCATGGCGGTGGCGGACGTGGACGGCGTGAAGCTCGCGGGCCTCACCTTCGACGCGGGTCCCGTCAACTCCCCCACCATCCTCGAGGTCGGTCCCACGGGCAGCTCGCGGGATCACACGGCCAACCCCACCTCGCTGCACGACATCACCGTGCGCACGGGCGGCGCCACCAACGGCCGCTACGACGTGGGCATCAAGATCAACAGCAACCAGGTCATCGGCGATCACTTCTGGCTGTGGCGCGCGGACCACGGCACGGGCGCGGGCTGGACGTCCAACGTGTCCAAGAACGGCCTGGTGGTCAACGGCCAGCAGGTCACCCTCTACGGCCTCTTCAACGAGCACCACAACGAGTACCAGACGCTGTGGAACGGCAACGGCGGGCGGGTGTACTTCTACCAGTCCGAGATTCCGTATGACGTGCCCAACCAGCCGGTGTGGATGAGCAAGAACGGCACGGTGAATGGCTATGCGTCGTACAAGGTCGCCGACTCGGTGACGACGCACGAGGCCTGGGGTCTGGGCGTGTACTCGTTCTTCCGGGACGCGGCCGTGAAGCTCGAGAGCGCCATCGAGGTGCCCAACGTCTCGGGCATCAAGCTGCACAGCGCCACCACCATCTGGCTCACCGGCACGCCGGGCAGCGAGATCACCCACGTCATCAACGGCACGGGCGGCCGGGTGTACGCGAACACGCCCGCCACGGCCATGCGGCAGACGGTGGCCGAGTTCGTGGGCACCGGAACGGGCACGGGCAACGGCGGCACGGGCGCGGCGCTCGTGCGCACGGGGTGGACGGCCACCTCCAGCCCGACGAGCGGGGATGTGCCGGCCAACCTCCTGGACGGCAGCATGTCCACGCGGTGGAGCACGGGCACGGCCATGGTGCCCAACCAGTCCCTCACGCTCGACATGAAGGCGACGACGACCTTCAACAAGATCGTGATGGACGGCACGGGCAGCAACGACGACTACCCGCGCGGCTACGCCGTGTACGTGTCGGCCGATGGCACCAACTGGGGCAGCGCCATCGCCACCGGGACGGGCTCCGGGCCCGTGGTGACGGTGAGCTTCACGGCCCGCTCGGCGCGCTACATCCGGGTGGTGCAGACGGGCACCGCCTCCAGTTGGTGGTCCATGCGCGAGTTCAACGTCTATTACTGA
- a CDS encoding prolyl oligopeptidase family serine peptidase, whose amino-acid sequence MKTPPPLPPARRDPTSGDTLGGRWFADPYAWMERLSAEETQAWLAAQEAATHEVLRAVPGREDLRAAVARAAHHTRCSPPMPAGSPGQTFLWWAEAHDDKLKLMRQRAEGAPWEAVLDPNTWAPEEALVFAVPSPDGTRVAFGKAVGGTHAARIHVLDVETGRLLPDRPWGTHHASLAWRPDSSGFFYAACPEPGEVPAGEEAHWNAIYEHRLGAEAPARRIFGDDRVKDYWCTVQVSECGRFAVLTKWDYVHANAVFLLRLADDTCIAVVPTPRAINQVQVLGDTLLIRTDLDAPRGRLCVAPLAEPTAWRTLIAEHPEDILQTVTGLGGRLYAVYSRGAAHHVRIHAEDGGFLRDLVLPALGAVNRDEGEGVVSGLSGSWTSDTVWVRFMSYVQPPSVYRYDFATDVLSPYHVPDIGLEASAYVTERIGYTSPDGTRVSLFLVRHAEQPRDGRQAVRLSGYGGFNIAQAPRFTALQAAWLSLGGVLAFAHVRGGGEYGRDWHEAARGTRRQKSFDDYIAAARWLVSAGYTVPSRLVSRGNSNGGLLVAVTALQAPEAFGAVYCRAPLLDMLRFPRFGYLSAATVEYGSPEDPLEGACLAGYSPYENVRADRPYPVMAFVPAMNDQTAPPHDPLKMVARLQAEGVRGGPYLLLPLRDSGHAGGTTLTALIEQDVDELSFYRWALDGSGARGG is encoded by the coding sequence ATGAAGACGCCGCCTCCCCTCCCCCCGGCCCGCCGAGACCCCACGAGCGGTGACACGCTGGGGGGCAGGTGGTTCGCCGATCCCTATGCCTGGATGGAACGGCTCAGCGCCGAGGAGACCCAGGCGTGGCTCGCCGCCCAGGAAGCCGCCACGCACGAGGTCCTGCGCGCGGTGCCCGGGCGCGAGGACCTGCGCGCGGCGGTGGCCCGCGCCGCGCACCACACGCGCTGCTCGCCCCCCATGCCCGCCGGTTCCCCGGGGCAGACGTTCCTCTGGTGGGCGGAGGCCCACGACGACAAGCTCAAGCTCATGCGCCAACGGGCGGAGGGCGCGCCCTGGGAGGCGGTGCTCGATCCCAACACCTGGGCGCCCGAGGAAGCCCTGGTCTTCGCCGTGCCGTCGCCTGATGGCACGCGGGTCGCGTTCGGCAAGGCGGTGGGCGGAACCCATGCCGCGCGCATCCACGTCCTTGACGTGGAGACCGGACGGCTGCTGCCCGACCGCCCCTGGGGAACGCACCACGCCTCGCTGGCCTGGCGGCCCGACTCCTCCGGCTTCTTCTACGCGGCGTGCCCCGAGCCGGGTGAGGTGCCCGCGGGAGAGGAGGCGCACTGGAACGCCATCTACGAGCACCGGCTCGGCGCGGAGGCGCCCGCCCGCCGGATCTTCGGCGATGACCGGGTGAAGGACTACTGGTGCACCGTCCAGGTCAGTGAGTGTGGCCGCTTCGCCGTGCTCACGAAGTGGGACTACGTGCACGCCAATGCCGTCTTCCTCCTGCGGCTCGCCGATGACACCTGCATCGCCGTGGTGCCCACGCCCCGCGCCATCAACCAGGTGCAGGTGCTGGGCGACACGTTGCTCATCCGGACCGACCTGGACGCCCCACGAGGTCGGCTCTGTGTCGCGCCGCTGGCCGAGCCGACGGCGTGGCGCACGCTGATAGCCGAGCACCCGGAGGACATCCTCCAGACGGTGACTGGCCTGGGCGGCCGGCTCTACGCCGTCTACTCGCGGGGGGCCGCGCACCACGTGCGCATCCACGCCGAGGACGGCGGCTTCCTGCGCGACCTGGTACTGCCCGCGCTCGGCGCGGTGAACCGGGATGAGGGCGAGGGGGTCGTCAGCGGCCTGAGCGGCTCCTGGACGAGCGACACGGTCTGGGTGCGCTTCATGTCGTACGTCCAGCCGCCCTCGGTCTACCGCTATGACTTCGCGACGGATGTCCTGTCGCCCTACCACGTCCCCGACATCGGCCTCGAGGCCTCCGCCTACGTGACGGAGCGGATCGGGTACACGTCGCCCGATGGCACGCGGGTCTCCCTGTTCCTCGTGCGTCACGCGGAGCAACCGCGCGACGGACGTCAGGCCGTGCGGTTGAGTGGTTACGGCGGCTTCAACATCGCCCAGGCGCCCCGCTTCACGGCGCTCCAGGCCGCGTGGCTGAGCCTGGGCGGCGTGCTGGCCTTCGCCCACGTGCGGGGAGGCGGCGAGTACGGCCGGGACTGGCACGAGGCGGCCCGAGGGACCCGGCGCCAGAAGTCCTTCGACGACTACATCGCCGCGGCCCGGTGGCTCGTCTCCGCGGGCTACACGGTGCCCTCCCGGCTCGTCTCGCGCGGCAACAGCAACGGGGGTCTGCTCGTCGCCGTCACGGCCCTGCAAGCGCCCGAGGCCTTCGGCGCCGTGTACTGCCGCGCGCCCCTGCTCGACATGCTGCGCTTTCCGCGCTTCGGCTACCTGAGCGCGGCGACGGTCGAGTACGGCTCGCCCGAGGATCCCCTCGAGGGCGCATGCCTCGCCGGCTACTCGCCCTACGAGAACGTCCGCGCCGACCGGCCCTACCCCGTGATGGCCTTCGTGCCGGCGATGAACGACCAGACCGCGCCGCCGCACGATCCGCTCAAGATGGTGGCCCGCCTCCAGGCGGAGGGCGTGCGCGGGGGGCCCTATCTCCTGCTGCCCCTGAGGGACTCGGGCCACGCGGGGGGCACCACGCTGACGGCGCTCATCGAGCAGGACGTCGACGAGTTGAGCTTCTACCGCTGGGCACTCGACGGGAGCGGCGCGCGGGGCGGGTGA
- a CDS encoding questin oxidase family protein has product MTDTTLVEDMLNDQAHHIEFNGHLTNHVKHAVVALAGLGASPGKIKAYYDNYARLTPYGYGLEAPKRSKHTITEDNWKQFLGRRTSYGSYCEFFDRRQKELGTDALLKLYVPELLAGWVGAFTHATIHLGWALDIQSRWMTIEGLAYMVFSDVSCHPERAFRSEHLRDTCAQDSLLRIAGEWEKNHAALHAWVEALVADTAVGIAAGIHPELARSGLQYRIARMSAQGHPLIYELPTWIDTQDVTVSWEQLYEVTTLLYLAQPGDFVLLHLITSLHAMEQISLHLPAAQRRDVVRCFWVGILCILFSRGTFPSATTLARLRATYRDAVDGDVLPADQEDWERIIARAVEEEEEHNPKMVYVLQRVWKRTGRRSLYRIAASHFTTTPELPKTFEEAPHE; this is encoded by the coding sequence ATGACTGACACCACGCTGGTCGAGGACATGCTGAACGATCAGGCCCACCACATCGAGTTCAACGGGCACCTGACCAACCACGTGAAGCACGCGGTGGTCGCGCTCGCCGGACTCGGTGCGTCCCCGGGGAAGATCAAGGCGTACTACGACAACTACGCGCGGCTGACGCCCTATGGCTATGGGCTGGAGGCCCCGAAGCGCTCCAAGCACACCATCACCGAGGACAACTGGAAGCAGTTCCTCGGTCGGCGGACGAGCTACGGCTCGTACTGCGAGTTCTTCGATCGTCGGCAGAAGGAGCTGGGCACGGACGCGCTGCTCAAGCTGTACGTGCCCGAACTGCTGGCCGGCTGGGTGGGCGCCTTCACGCACGCCACCATTCACCTGGGCTGGGCGCTGGACATCCAGAGCCGGTGGATGACCATCGAGGGGCTCGCGTACATGGTGTTCTCGGACGTGTCCTGCCATCCGGAGCGGGCCTTCCGCAGCGAGCACCTGCGCGACACGTGCGCCCAGGACTCGCTGCTGCGCATCGCGGGCGAATGGGAGAAGAACCACGCGGCGCTCCATGCGTGGGTGGAGGCCCTGGTGGCCGACACCGCGGTGGGCATCGCCGCGGGCATCCACCCCGAGCTGGCGCGCTCGGGCTTGCAGTACCGCATCGCCCGGATGTCCGCGCAGGGCCACCCGCTCATCTACGAGCTGCCGACGTGGATCGACACCCAGGACGTCACCGTGAGCTGGGAGCAGCTCTACGAGGTGACGACGCTGTTGTACCTGGCCCAGCCGGGTGACTTCGTCCTGCTGCACCTCATCACCTCCCTGCACGCGATGGAGCAGATCTCCCTGCACCTGCCCGCCGCCCAGCGCCGGGACGTCGTGCGGTGCTTCTGGGTGGGCATCCTGTGCATCCTCTTCTCGCGGGGAACCTTCCCCAGCGCGACGACGCTGGCGCGCCTGCGCGCGACGTACCGGGACGCGGTGGATGGCGACGTGCTGCCCGCGGACCAGGAGGACTGGGAGCGCATCATCGCCCGGGCGGTCGAGGAGGAGGAGGAGCACAACCCCAAGATGGTCTACGTGCTGCAGCGGGTCTGGAAGCGCACGGGCCGCCGCTCGCTCTACCGCATCGCGGCCTCGCACTTCACGACGACGCCCGAGTTGCCCAAGACCTTCGAGGAAGCGCCCCACGAGTAG
- a CDS encoding DMT family transporter has protein sequence MTYGVLAVAIVLEVAGTTCLQLSQQFTRPVPTAIMAVCYVGAFYLVSLSLKTIPVGIAYAMWSGLGIVLISLIGVFFLHQKLDAPAVLGLGFIVLGVIIVNVFSKSVSH, from the coding sequence ATGACCTATGGCGTGCTCGCCGTGGCGATTGTCCTGGAAGTCGCTGGGACGACCTGTCTCCAGTTGTCCCAGCAGTTCACCCGGCCGGTGCCCACGGCCATCATGGCGGTCTGCTACGTGGGGGCGTTCTACCTCGTCTCGCTGTCGCTGAAGACCATTCCCGTGGGCATCGCCTACGCGATGTGGAGCGGTCTGGGCATCGTCCTGATCTCCCTCATCGGCGTCTTCTTCCTCCACCAGAAGCTCGATGCCCCGGCGGTGCTCGGCCTGGGCTTCATCGTGCTCGGGGTCATCATCGTGAATGTCTTCTCGAAGTCGGTCTCGCACTGA
- a CDS encoding GH25 family lysozyme has protein sequence MTKRALLTRILPGVTATAVPLLLGLVALTGCGAMEPGDPGDTESPATLSRAATANVQAFYGEGQWRNRFGITGPYYGPLGHRGLDIAAGAGQAIPALRSGTVRRVQYSSVVGHTLTIESAPGDYSGYAHVIRTRVSVGDDVQQGDIIAYAAGAGDDHGSAWSGAHLHMTRGSTDRCAFGENVSDPAPLIRNVLGGGSGGGTEPGGGSGGIQVSVEEGKILQRVAQRGGYTGPVDGVLGTNSWKGVQTVLKNKGFYTGAVDGAPGELTWKGVQRLAQLGGYTGPVDGFPGPYTYAGLNAWLSQDTTTPPPTGMRGVYGIDVGTTQRDLDFQAIRGAGYQFAIVKAGGSNVSPRYTAPYYTQQVARARAAGLIVGHYWMAGSTDPAADAQYFVDHLYDHRPGDLLVLDNEAIDDGIFWNDTRTATFMQAVKTRLGKAPFLYTYSGLLTANTWSQTRAVGSKLWIAHYTGTPGNPNIGTAWPSWDIHQYTSSGNQNGIPLDLNVARLSAFSGLSQPPEGETSPPPTAIPGGGGGSGGGSAPTLTVEQGKILQTLARRGGYTGAIDGVPGANTWTGVQKVLRELGYYEGPVDGAPGLNTYKGLQLLAQDGGYTGPIDGMPGPNTYNGLQEYLNGSSGGVPPLSNAQGVTLQRIAWAGGYTGAVDGVPGANTWKGLQQVLGGYAYSGPVDGVMGTGSWKALQRFAAKGGYTGAVDGVMGTNGWKGVQTVLRGFGYTGPIDGVMGTNSYAALQRVARLGGYMGPVDGAMGVNSWKGLQTFLSGAGYSGPIDGVPGTQTYKVLQSLASRGGYAGPLDGLPGPNTYAGLANLLD, from the coding sequence ATGACGAAGCGAGCCCTCCTCACGCGAATCCTTCCGGGAGTCACGGCGACCGCCGTGCCCCTGCTGCTCGGGCTGGTGGCCCTGACGGGCTGTGGCGCGATGGAGCCGGGAGACCCCGGCGACACCGAGTCCCCCGCCACGCTGTCGCGCGCCGCGACGGCGAACGTGCAGGCCTTCTATGGGGAAGGCCAATGGCGCAACCGCTTCGGCATCACCGGCCCCTACTACGGCCCCCTGGGGCACCGGGGGCTCGACATCGCGGCGGGCGCCGGCCAGGCCATTCCCGCGCTGCGCTCGGGCACCGTGCGCCGCGTCCAGTACTCCTCCGTGGTGGGCCACACCCTCACGATCGAGTCCGCGCCCGGTGACTACTCCGGCTACGCCCACGTCATCCGCACCCGGGTCTCCGTGGGGGATGACGTCCAGCAGGGCGACATCATCGCCTACGCGGCGGGCGCCGGGGATGACCATGGCTCGGCATGGTCGGGCGCGCACCTGCACATGACCCGGGGCTCCACGGATCGCTGTGCCTTCGGCGAGAACGTCAGCGACCCCGCGCCCCTCATCCGCAACGTGCTCGGCGGCGGCTCGGGCGGCGGCACCGAGCCGGGCGGCGGCTCGGGCGGCATCCAGGTGAGCGTCGAGGAGGGGAAGATCCTCCAGCGCGTCGCCCAGCGGGGCGGCTACACCGGCCCCGTGGATGGCGTCCTGGGCACCAACTCCTGGAAGGGCGTGCAGACCGTCCTCAAGAACAAGGGCTTCTACACCGGTGCCGTGGACGGCGCCCCGGGCGAGTTGACGTGGAAGGGCGTCCAGCGGCTCGCGCAGCTGGGCGGATACACGGGACCCGTGGATGGCTTTCCGGGCCCGTACACCTACGCGGGCCTCAACGCCTGGCTCTCCCAGGACACCACGACGCCTCCTCCCACGGGCATGCGCGGCGTCTACGGCATCGACGTGGGCACGACCCAGCGCGACCTGGACTTCCAGGCCATCCGGGGCGCGGGCTACCAGTTCGCCATCGTCAAGGCGGGGGGCTCCAACGTCTCGCCCCGCTACACCGCGCCGTACTACACCCAGCAGGTCGCCCGCGCGCGCGCCGCGGGCTTGATCGTCGGGCACTACTGGATGGCCGGCTCCACCGACCCCGCCGCGGATGCCCAGTACTTCGTGGACCATCTGTATGACCATCGCCCGGGCGACCTGCTGGTGCTCGACAACGAGGCGATCGACGACGGCATCTTCTGGAACGACACCCGGACGGCGACCTTCATGCAGGCGGTCAAGACGCGCCTGGGCAAGGCGCCCTTCCTGTACACCTATTCCGGCCTGCTCACGGCCAACACCTGGAGCCAGACCCGGGCGGTGGGCTCGAAGCTGTGGATCGCCCACTACACCGGCACGCCCGGCAACCCGAACATCGGCACGGCCTGGCCCTCGTGGGACATCCATCAGTACACGTCCTCGGGCAACCAGAATGGCATTCCGCTCGACCTGAACGTCGCCCGGCTGTCCGCCTTCTCGGGCCTGAGCCAGCCGCCGGAGGGCGAGACGTCGCCGCCGCCCACGGCCATCCCGGGCGGTGGAGGCGGTTCGGGCGGAGGAAGCGCCCCGACCCTCACCGTCGAGCAGGGGAAGATCCTGCAGACCCTCGCCCGGCGCGGCGGCTACACCGGCGCGATCGACGGCGTCCCCGGCGCCAACACCTGGACGGGCGTGCAGAAGGTCCTGCGGGAGCTGGGCTACTACGAGGGACCCGTGGACGGCGCTCCGGGCCTCAACACGTACAAGGGCCTGCAACTGCTCGCGCAGGATGGCGGCTACACGGGCCCCATCGACGGCATGCCCGGCCCCAATACCTACAACGGCCTCCAGGAGTACCTGAACGGCTCGTCCGGCGGAGTGCCGCCGCTCAGCAACGCACAGGGCGTGACGCTGCAGCGGATCGCGTGGGCGGGCGGCTACACCGGCGCCGTGGATGGCGTGCCGGGCGCGAACACCTGGAAGGGCCTCCAGCAGGTCCTCGGAGGCTACGCGTACTCGGGCCCCGTGGATGGCGTCATGGGCACGGGCTCGTGGAAGGCGCTCCAGCGCTTCGCCGCCAAGGGCGGCTACACCGGGGCCGTGGATGGCGTCATGGGCACCAACGGCTGGAAGGGCGTGCAGACCGTGCTGCGCGGCTTCGGCTACACGGGCCCCATCGACGGCGTCATGGGCACGAACTCCTACGCGGCGCTCCAGCGCGTCGCCCGCCTGGGCGGCTACATGGGCCCCGTGGATGGCGCCATGGGCGTGAACTCGTGGAAGGGCTTGCAGACCTTCCTGAGCGGCGCCGGATACTCGGGTCCCATCGACGGCGTGCCCGGCACGCAGACCTACAAGGTGCTCCAGTCCCTGGCGAGCCGCGGCGGCTACGCGGGCCCGCTGGACGGCCTGCCCGGGCCCAATACCTACGCGGGTCTGGCGAACCTGCTGGACTAG
- the upp gene encoding uracil phosphoribosyltransferase — translation MIQIPSAPSIEQYLGKNVHLLPQTHQLRALHTVIRDRNARREDFVFYSERIIRMLVEASLNLLPFEKHDVQTPVGRTYEGLRFASKLCGVSVVRAGESMEAGLREVCRSIRIGKILIQRDKVTKLPKLYYASLPADIAERQVLLMDPMLATGGSALAAIQVLLDKGVPEENIIFINLLTVPEGITAVCQRHPKLRLVTSSIEERLNENAYMLPGIGDFGDRFFGTDV, via the coding sequence ATGATCCAGATACCGTCCGCCCCATCGATTGAGCAGTACCTCGGCAAGAACGTGCACCTGCTGCCGCAGACGCACCAGTTGCGCGCCCTGCACACCGTCATCCGCGACCGGAACGCGCGCCGCGAGGACTTCGTCTTCTATTCCGAGCGCATCATCCGGATGCTGGTCGAGGCGAGCCTGAACCTGTTGCCCTTCGAGAAGCACGACGTGCAGACGCCCGTGGGGCGCACGTACGAGGGCCTGCGCTTCGCCTCGAAGCTCTGTGGCGTCTCCGTGGTGCGGGCCGGCGAGAGCATGGAGGCGGGCCTGCGCGAGGTGTGCCGCTCCATCCGCATCGGGAAGATCCTCATCCAGCGCGACAAGGTCACCAAGCTGCCCAAGCTGTACTACGCGTCGCTGCCCGCGGACATCGCCGAGCGGCAGGTCCTGCTCATGGACCCCATGCTGGCCACGGGCGGCTCCGCGCTCGCCGCCATCCAGGTGCTGCTGGACAAGGGCGTGCCGGAGGAGAACATCATCTTCATCAACCTGCTCACGGTGCCCGAGGGCATCACCGCCGTGTGCCAGCGCCATCCCAAGCTGCGGCTCGTGACGTCCTCCATCGAGGAGCGCCTCAACGAGAACGCCTACATGCTGCCGGGCATCGGCGACTTCGGCGATCGCTTCTTCGGAACGGATGTGTGA
- a CDS encoding GNAT family N-acetyltransferase produces MIAPGPTLETPRLLLRPTALEDLEGFVTLAGDPESARFIGGVQPRSMAWRAMCAMAGAWTLRGFAMFSVVEKSSGRWLGRVGPWQPEGWPGTEVGWGLLREGWGQGYATEAAAATMTWAFDHLGWKEIIHCIAPENTPSQRVAQRLGSRLLGPVTLPPPYDTTPIEAWGQDRDTWRSRRGK; encoded by the coding sequence ATGATCGCTCCCGGCCCGACGCTCGAGACCCCCCGGCTGTTGCTGCGACCCACCGCCCTGGAGGACCTCGAGGGCTTCGTCACCCTGGCGGGCGATCCCGAGTCCGCGCGCTTCATTGGAGGCGTGCAGCCGCGCTCCATGGCCTGGCGGGCGATGTGCGCCATGGCGGGCGCGTGGACCCTGCGGGGCTTCGCGATGTTCTCCGTGGTGGAGAAGTCCAGTGGCCGGTGGCTCGGCCGGGTGGGCCCGTGGCAGCCCGAGGGCTGGCCGGGCACCGAGGTGGGCTGGGGCCTGCTGCGCGAGGGCTGGGGCCAGGGCTACGCCACCGAGGCGGCGGCGGCGACCATGACCTGGGCCTTCGACCACCTCGGCTGGAAGGAGATCATCCACTGCATCGCGCCGGAGAACACCCCGTCCCAGCGGGTGGCCCAGCGGCTGGGCTCGCGCCTGCTGGGGCCGGTGACGCTGCCCCCGCCCTACGACACCACGCCCATCGAGGCCTGGGGCCAGGACCGCGACACCTGGAGGTCACGGCGCGGGAAGTGA